In Amycolatopsis solani, a single window of DNA contains:
- a CDS encoding MerR family transcriptional regulator — translation MITIGRLAAYAGVSIKTVRVYHAKGLLPEPARDASGYRRYTAAHAVDLLKIRTLAEAGVPLSRIKDLGDATPEEVRAALHDVDRELTARIKRLRETQRRLRRLGSGPVHGLPSDVARHLEHLPELGFSARWVAMETDLWILVYATHPELAAESFRDQAQALTDPGLRQLYLDYDRAHDLDPADPALDALADRIVTATRRRYGPGPLPGLDAPSAVPALIQSAVNAESPAWRRLDGLLRARLIPGT, via the coding sequence GTGATCACCATCGGCAGGCTGGCCGCGTACGCCGGCGTCTCGATCAAGACGGTCCGCGTCTACCACGCGAAAGGCCTGCTCCCGGAGCCGGCGCGCGATGCCTCCGGGTACCGGCGTTACACGGCCGCGCACGCCGTCGACCTGCTCAAGATCCGCACCCTCGCCGAGGCGGGCGTCCCGCTTTCGCGCATCAAGGACCTCGGCGACGCGACGCCCGAGGAGGTCCGCGCGGCCCTGCATGACGTCGACCGCGAGCTGACCGCGCGGATCAAGCGCCTCCGCGAGACGCAGCGGCGGCTCCGCCGGCTCGGGTCCGGCCCGGTGCACGGGCTGCCGTCCGACGTCGCGCGGCACCTCGAGCACCTCCCGGAGCTGGGGTTTTCCGCGCGCTGGGTCGCCATGGAGACCGACCTGTGGATCCTGGTGTACGCGACGCACCCGGAGCTGGCTGCGGAGTCCTTCCGCGACCAGGCGCAGGCCCTGACCGACCCGGGCCTGCGGCAGCTGTACCTGGACTACGACCGCGCGCACGACCTGGACCCCGCGGACCCGGCGCTCGACGCCCTCGCCGACCGGATCGTCACGGCCACCCGCCGCCGCTACGGCCCCGGCCCCTTGCCTGGCCTGGACGCCCCGTCGGCGGTACCGGCGCTGATCCAGAGCGCGGTCAACGCCGAGTCCCCGGCCTGGCGACGCCTCGACGGCCTGCTCCGCGCGCGGCTGATCCCCGGGACATAA
- a CDS encoding IclR family transcriptional regulator yields MLGRALKVLGAFSPDHPALRLSEVARRAGLPAATAHRLLREFCAWGALERDEAGVYRVGLRLWELGALAPRGLGLRERALPFLEDLSQITRENVQLAVREGTEVVFIERIAGSGAVPVLTRVGARFALTATGVGLVLLAHAPAEVQEEVLARPIERYTPETVTDPDRLRHLLADVRTHGFSISERQVTLDSLSVGAPIHDARGQVVAAVSLVVRHGSASPHALAPLVRTSARAISRALG; encoded by the coding sequence GTGCTCGGCCGTGCCCTCAAGGTGCTCGGAGCCTTCTCGCCGGACCACCCCGCCCTCCGCCTGAGCGAAGTCGCGCGCCGCGCGGGACTACCCGCGGCCACCGCGCACCGGCTGCTGCGGGAGTTCTGCGCGTGGGGCGCGCTCGAACGGGACGAAGCCGGCGTCTACCGGGTCGGGCTGCGGCTCTGGGAGCTGGGCGCGCTCGCGCCCCGCGGCTTGGGACTCCGCGAACGCGCCCTGCCGTTCCTGGAAGACCTCTCCCAAATCACCCGCGAGAACGTCCAGCTCGCCGTCCGCGAGGGCACCGAGGTGGTGTTCATCGAGCGGATCGCCGGCTCCGGCGCGGTCCCGGTCCTCACTCGCGTCGGCGCGCGGTTCGCGCTGACCGCGACCGGGGTCGGGCTCGTGCTGCTCGCGCACGCGCCCGCCGAGGTGCAGGAAGAGGTGCTCGCTCGCCCGATCGAGCGGTACACGCCGGAAACCGTCACCGACCCGGATCGGCTGCGGCACCTGCTCGCCGACGTCCGCACCCACGGGTTCTCCATCAGCGAGCGCCAGGTGACCCTCGACAGCCTCTCGGTCGGCGCCCCGATCCACGACGCGCGGGGCCAGGTCGTCGCGGCGGTGTCGCTGGTCGTCCGCCACGGCAGCGCTTCGCCGCACGCGCTGGCCCCGCTGGTCCGGACGAGCGCGCGGGCGATCTCGCGGGCTCTCGGCTGA
- a CDS encoding aromatic ring-hydroxylating dioxygenase subunit alpha translates to MSAIPRDQWYVAAYGSEIGAELFGRTICGEPVLFWRTRDGSVTAVADRCVHRRFPLSQQPSRLVEDQVVCGYHGFTYGADGKCVAVPGQARVPRTARLARYPVVEQDSFVWVFIGDPDKADAARIPRAPYLDSPGYTTVAGMEPLRARFSLLVDNLLDLSHETYLHGGYIGTPEVAATPITTEVDEENAVIYVSRHMDDAECPPFYAKSTGLQGRISRWQDIEYTPPCLYKLHSRIAPVGSVPRPDGSDPDAFHVEVVYAITPETEHSTHDFWAVARDFALGDEGVSAFLAENNRTVVLQDVEALDVLERVIATEPAGYQELSVNIDTGGLAARRMLQRLVSP, encoded by the coding sequence ATGAGCGCCATTCCCCGTGACCAGTGGTACGTCGCCGCCTACGGATCCGAGATCGGCGCGGAGTTGTTCGGCCGCACCATCTGCGGCGAGCCCGTCCTGTTCTGGCGGACCCGCGACGGCAGCGTGACGGCCGTGGCCGATCGGTGCGTGCACCGGCGGTTCCCGTTGTCGCAGCAGCCTTCCCGGCTCGTCGAGGACCAGGTCGTCTGCGGCTACCACGGCTTCACCTACGGCGCGGACGGCAAGTGCGTGGCCGTGCCGGGACAGGCGCGGGTGCCCAGGACCGCCCGGCTGGCGCGGTACCCGGTCGTGGAGCAGGACTCCTTCGTCTGGGTCTTCATCGGCGACCCGGACAAGGCCGACGCCGCCCGGATCCCGCGCGCGCCCTACCTCGACTCGCCCGGCTACACCACCGTCGCCGGGATGGAACCGCTGCGGGCGCGGTTCTCGCTGCTGGTCGACAACCTGCTGGACCTCTCCCACGAGACCTACCTCCACGGCGGCTACATCGGCACCCCGGAGGTCGCCGCGACGCCGATCACGACCGAGGTCGACGAAGAAAACGCCGTCATCTACGTCTCGCGGCACATGGACGACGCGGAATGCCCGCCCTTCTACGCCAAGTCGACCGGGTTGCAAGGCCGGATCTCACGCTGGCAGGACATCGAGTACACCCCGCCCTGCCTGTACAAGCTGCACAGCCGCATCGCGCCGGTCGGGTCCGTGCCGCGCCCGGACGGCAGCGACCCGGACGCCTTCCACGTCGAGGTCGTCTACGCGATCACGCCCGAGACCGAGCACTCGACGCACGACTTCTGGGCCGTGGCCCGGGATTTCGCGCTCGGCGACGAAGGCGTGTCGGCGTTCCTGGCCGAGAACAACCGCACGGTGGTGCTGCAGGACGTCGAAGCGCTCGACGTCCTCGAACGCGTCATCGCCACCGAACCGGCGGGCTACCAGGAGCTTTCGGTCAACATCGACACCGGCGGGCTCGCGGCCCGCCGGATGCTGCAGCGGCTGGTCTCGCCGTGA
- a CDS encoding PDR/VanB family oxidoreductase yields MKLLVETKEEVADGVVRLTLRAPGGEPLPPWEPGAHVDLELPGGVRQYSLCGRPEDTSAYQVAVLREPAGRGGSAYVHDELRPGHEVEVSLPRNHFPLVPAERYLFIAGGVGITPILPMLARATEWQLVYGGRTRSSMAFTGDLARYGDRVTLHPQDEVGLLDLAGLPVEPGTAVYCCGPEPLLAAVEALGFDDLHVERFTAKPDDGARTAFEVELAGSGRVLAVPADRSILDVVGEAGVTVLSSCREGTCGTCETGVLGGTPDHRDTVLTEAEREEGEVMMLCVSRARSPRLVLDL; encoded by the coding sequence ATGAAGCTTCTGGTGGAAACGAAGGAAGAAGTGGCCGACGGCGTCGTCCGCTTGACGCTGCGGGCCCCCGGCGGCGAGCCGCTGCCACCTTGGGAGCCCGGCGCGCACGTCGACCTCGAGCTGCCCGGCGGCGTGCGGCAGTACTCGCTGTGCGGGCGTCCCGAAGACACCTCGGCGTACCAGGTCGCGGTGCTGCGGGAGCCCGCCGGCCGCGGCGGCTCGGCGTACGTCCACGACGAGCTGCGCCCCGGACACGAGGTCGAGGTTTCGCTGCCCCGCAACCACTTCCCGCTGGTGCCCGCGGAGCGGTACCTGTTCATCGCGGGCGGCGTCGGCATCACGCCGATCCTCCCGATGCTCGCACGCGCGACCGAGTGGCAGCTCGTGTACGGCGGCCGGACGCGTTCGTCGATGGCCTTCACCGGCGACCTGGCCCGCTACGGCGACCGCGTGACGCTCCACCCGCAGGACGAGGTCGGCCTCCTGGACCTGGCCGGGTTGCCGGTCGAGCCGGGCACCGCGGTGTACTGCTGCGGCCCGGAACCGCTGCTGGCGGCGGTGGAGGCACTCGGCTTCGACGACCTGCACGTCGAGCGCTTCACCGCGAAACCGGACGACGGCGCGCGCACGGCGTTCGAGGTGGAACTCGCCGGGTCGGGGCGCGTGCTGGCGGTGCCCGCCGACCGGTCGATCCTCGACGTGGTCGGGGAAGCCGGGGTCACGGTGCTGTCGTCGTGCCGCGAAGGGACGTGCGGCACCTGCGAAACCGGCGTGCTCGGCGGGACCCCGGACCACCGCGACACCGTGCTGACCGAGGCCGAGCGGGAGGAGGGCGAGGTGATGATGCTCTGCGTGTCCCGCGCCCGCTCGCCGCGGCTGGTGCTCGACCTTTGA
- a CDS encoding succinic semialdehyde dehydrogenase — protein MTLAPLELSRPASVTDVFLNQLVARVLGSGATWKLTEVYTGDVLVGLPQSTPGDIERAFAVAREAQRKWAATPVKQRLAVFKRAHTLFVDHARDIADLIQVESGKNRRMAIEETCDPPMVMSHYLKRAAKLLAPVKRGGPVPLVTSSTEVRRPKGVVGIIAPWNFPFATGISDAVPALMAGNAVVLKPDNKTALSPLYGVRLLEEAGLPEGLFQVVCGEGPDVGPTLIDQADYVMFTGSTATGKVIGERAGRNLIGCCLELGGKNPMIVLADADIGEAVRGAVFGAFGNTGQICMHVERIYLPESRYDEFKTAFVAAASALDVRAAYDFGPEMGSLVSVDHMRRVKSHVDDAVAKGATVLTGGKPRPDLGPAFFEPTILEGVTKDMLCGVTETFGPVVALHTYRTVDEAVALANDTDYGLNASVWSADVPAARALAARIESGNVNVNDILATAYAAKGTPSGGVKNSGVGARHGDQGLLKYTDGQNLAVLKKQVMGPRPGQGYEKYVESMLSGLKTLRKLRLR, from the coding sequence ATGACCCTCGCCCCGCTCGAGCTTTCCCGCCCGGCCTCGGTGACCGACGTGTTCCTGAACCAGCTGGTCGCCAGGGTGCTGGGGTCCGGCGCGACCTGGAAACTCACCGAGGTCTACACCGGCGACGTCCTGGTCGGGCTCCCGCAGTCCACGCCCGGGGACATCGAGCGGGCGTTCGCGGTCGCGCGCGAGGCCCAGCGGAAGTGGGCCGCCACGCCGGTCAAGCAGCGGCTGGCCGTGTTCAAGCGGGCGCACACGCTGTTCGTCGACCACGCGCGGGACATCGCCGACCTCATCCAGGTCGAGAGCGGCAAGAACCGGCGGATGGCGATCGAGGAGACCTGCGACCCGCCGATGGTGATGAGCCACTACCTCAAGCGGGCGGCGAAGCTGCTGGCCCCGGTGAAGCGCGGCGGGCCGGTGCCGCTGGTGACGTCCTCGACCGAGGTCCGGCGGCCCAAGGGCGTCGTCGGCATCATCGCGCCGTGGAACTTCCCGTTCGCCACCGGCATTTCCGACGCCGTCCCGGCGCTGATGGCCGGCAACGCGGTCGTCCTGAAGCCGGACAACAAGACGGCGCTCTCCCCGCTCTACGGCGTGCGGCTGCTGGAGGAGGCCGGCCTGCCGGAAGGGCTGTTCCAGGTCGTCTGCGGCGAAGGCCCGGACGTCGGCCCGACGCTGATCGACCAGGCCGACTACGTGATGTTCACCGGCTCCACGGCCACCGGCAAAGTGATCGGCGAGCGCGCCGGCCGCAACCTCATCGGCTGCTGCCTCGAACTCGGCGGCAAGAACCCGATGATCGTGCTGGCGGACGCCGACATCGGGGAAGCCGTGCGGGGCGCGGTGTTCGGCGCGTTCGGCAACACCGGCCAGATCTGCATGCACGTCGAGCGGATCTACCTGCCGGAGTCCCGCTACGACGAGTTCAAGACGGCGTTCGTGGCGGCGGCGTCGGCGCTCGACGTCCGCGCGGCGTACGACTTCGGTCCGGAGATGGGCTCGCTGGTCTCGGTGGACCACATGCGGCGCGTCAAGTCCCATGTGGACGACGCCGTCGCCAAGGGCGCCACGGTGCTGACCGGCGGGAAGCCGCGCCCTGACCTCGGCCCGGCGTTCTTCGAGCCGACGATCCTCGAAGGCGTCACGAAGGACATGCTCTGCGGTGTGACGGAAACGTTCGGCCCCGTGGTGGCGCTGCACACCTACCGCACGGTCGACGAAGCGGTCGCGCTGGCCAACGACACCGACTACGGCCTGAACGCCTCGGTCTGGAGCGCCGACGTCCCGGCGGCCCGCGCGCTGGCGGCCCGCATCGAGTCCGGCAACGTGAACGTCAACGACATCCTCGCGACGGCCTACGCGGCCAAGGGCACCCCGTCGGGCGGCGTCAAGAACTCCGGCGTCGGCGCCCGCCACGGCGACCAGGGCCTGCTCAAGTACACCGACGGGCAGAACCTGGCGGTGCTGAAGAAGCAGGTGATGGGCCCGCGGCCGGGGCAGGGCTACGAAAAGTACGTCGAGAGCATGCTTTCCGGGCTCAAGACGCTGCGGAAGCTGCGCTTGCGGTAA
- a CDS encoding GMC family oxidoreductase, with protein sequence MAKRAPRGDEADYVVVGSGSSGAAVAGRLAQSGASVIVLEAGKSDSRLLVTKPGMVAPMHAVPQLKGLVDWGYYSVPQKHVLDRRMPVPRGKVVGGSSSVNGMVYVRGNRANFDSWAAEGNEGWDADRVNAAYKRMEDFEDGENAFRGAGGPIRITRNKIPQEGTLQFLEATADAIGCEILDDYNAESQEGVSRMQQNAADGLRYSASRGYLHHAPPSLELQSRVLATKVLIENGRASGVEVTDTGGGRRVVRAGKEVILAAGVVGSAQLLMLSGVGHAEHLKEHGVDVVADLPVGDNLHDHMFHALTFQVSSSKLRGTAPFFARGLAKELLRPGSTFLANSVFEAVAFLRTSQAETVPDLQLHLLPWAYVSPNQDAPIRHAVDKRGALTVLTTLIYPKSRGTLRLASADPTAPPLIDFQYLADPADLEVLGEGSEMVREIMASKAFGGAVKEEIHPGENLKGQALRDAILNRATSVYHGVGTCRMGVDELAVVGPDLKVRGVDALRVCDASIMPSITGGNTNAPCIMIGEMGAQLVLGSRS encoded by the coding sequence ATGGCGAAGCGGGCGCCGCGCGGCGACGAAGCCGATTACGTCGTCGTCGGGTCGGGGAGCTCCGGTGCCGCGGTCGCGGGGCGGCTGGCGCAGTCCGGGGCCAGCGTGATCGTGCTGGAAGCGGGCAAGAGCGACAGCCGGCTGCTGGTCACCAAGCCCGGCATGGTCGCGCCGATGCACGCGGTGCCGCAGCTGAAGGGCCTCGTCGACTGGGGCTACTACTCCGTTCCGCAGAAACACGTTCTAGATCGTCGGATGCCGGTGCCGCGGGGCAAGGTCGTCGGCGGGTCGAGCTCCGTGAACGGCATGGTCTACGTCCGCGGCAACCGCGCCAACTTCGACTCCTGGGCCGCCGAGGGCAACGAGGGCTGGGACGCCGATCGCGTCAACGCCGCCTACAAGCGGATGGAGGACTTCGAGGACGGCGAGAACGCCTTCCGCGGCGCCGGCGGGCCCATCCGCATCACCCGCAACAAGATCCCGCAGGAAGGGACGCTGCAGTTCCTCGAGGCCACCGCCGACGCCATCGGCTGCGAGATCCTCGACGACTACAACGCCGAGTCCCAAGAAGGCGTCAGCCGGATGCAGCAGAACGCCGCCGACGGCCTCCGCTACAGCGCCTCGCGCGGCTACCTCCACCACGCGCCGCCGTCGCTCGAGCTCCAGTCCCGCGTGCTGGCGACGAAGGTGCTCATCGAGAACGGCCGCGCCAGCGGCGTCGAAGTCACCGACACCGGCGGCGGTCGCCGGGTCGTGCGGGCCGGCAAGGAGGTCATCCTCGCCGCCGGGGTCGTCGGCTCCGCGCAGCTGCTGATGCTCTCCGGGGTCGGCCACGCCGAGCACCTGAAGGAACACGGCGTCGACGTCGTCGCCGACCTGCCCGTCGGGGACAACCTGCACGACCACATGTTCCACGCCCTGACCTTCCAGGTGTCTTCGAGCAAGCTGCGCGGCACGGCGCCGTTCTTCGCCCGCGGCCTGGCCAAGGAGCTGCTGCGCCCCGGCTCCACGTTCCTGGCGAACTCCGTCTTCGAGGCGGTCGCGTTCCTCCGCACCTCGCAGGCCGAAACCGTCCCCGACCTGCAGCTGCACCTGCTGCCGTGGGCGTACGTCTCGCCCAACCAGGACGCCCCGATCCGGCACGCCGTCGACAAGCGCGGCGCGCTGACCGTCCTCACCACGCTGATCTACCCGAAGAGCCGCGGCACGCTGCGGCTCGCCTCGGCCGACCCCACCGCCCCACCGCTCATCGACTTCCAGTACCTCGCCGACCCGGCCGACCTCGAAGTGCTCGGCGAAGGCTCGGAGATGGTGCGCGAGATCATGGCCTCGAAGGCGTTCGGCGGCGCCGTGAAGGAGGAGATCCACCCCGGCGAGAACCTCAAGGGCCAGGCGCTGCGCGACGCGATCCTCAACCGCGCGACGTCGGTCTACCACGGCGTCGGCACCTGCCGGATGGGTGTCGACGAGCTCGCCGTCGTCGGGCCCGACCTCAAGGTCCGCGGGGTCGACGCCCTGCGGGTCTGCGACGCTTCGATCATGCCGTCGATCACCGGCGGCAACACCAACGCGCCCTGCATCATGATCGGCGAAATGGGCGCCCAGCTCGTCCTCGGGAGCCGGTCATGA
- a CDS encoding dihydrofolate reductase codes for MIGLIWAQASNGVIGRDGQLPWHLPEDLRHFRAVTAGAAVLMGRRTWESLPPRFRPLPGRRNLVLSRTPQEGAETFPSLASALAAVSGDVWVIGGAAVYAAALPVADRVVVTELRESFEGDTHAPEVGRPAESVGEWLESSTGLHYRFLTWG; via the coding sequence GTGATCGGGCTGATCTGGGCCCAGGCGTCGAACGGTGTCATCGGGCGGGACGGGCAGCTGCCGTGGCACCTGCCGGAGGACCTGCGCCACTTCCGCGCGGTGACGGCGGGCGCGGCGGTGCTGATGGGCCGCCGCACGTGGGAGTCGCTCCCGCCGCGGTTCCGGCCGCTGCCCGGGCGGCGCAACCTGGTGCTTTCGCGGACCCCGCAGGAGGGCGCCGAGACGTTCCCCTCGCTGGCCTCGGCGTTGGCGGCGGTGTCCGGCGACGTCTGGGTGATCGGCGGCGCGGCGGTGTACGCGGCGGCGCTGCCGGTCGCGGACCGGGTGGTGGTGACCGAGCTCCGCGAGTCCTTCGAGGGCGACACCCACGCACCCGAGGTGGGGCGGCCGGCGGAGTCGGTGGGGGAGTGGCTGGAGTCCTCGACGGGGTTGCACTACCGCTTCCTGACCTGGGGCTGA
- a CDS encoding thymidylate synthase yields the protein MPDTQYEDLLRHVLETGTRKGDRTGTGTRSIFGHQLRYRLSDGFPLITTKKVHFRSIAYELLWFLRGDANVGWLREHGVTIWDEWAAEDGDLGPVYGVQWRSWPTPDGGHVDQIAEVLRTLRENPDSRRIIVSAWNVADIPRMALPPCHAFFQFHVADGKLSCQLYQRSADLFLGVPFNIASYALLTHMIAAQVGLGVGDFIWTGGDCHVYDNHVDQVRTQLAREARPFPTLELKPADSLFDYTYEHFAVEGYDPHPGIKAPVAV from the coding sequence ATGCCGGACACGCAGTACGAAGACCTCCTCCGCCACGTGCTCGAAACGGGGACCCGCAAAGGGGACCGTACTGGTACGGGCACGCGGTCGATCTTCGGGCACCAGCTGCGCTACCGCCTCTCGGACGGCTTCCCGCTGATCACCACGAAGAAGGTCCACTTCCGCTCGATCGCCTACGAGCTCCTGTGGTTCCTGCGCGGCGACGCGAACGTCGGCTGGCTGCGCGAGCACGGCGTGACGATCTGGGATGAGTGGGCCGCCGAAGACGGTGACCTCGGCCCGGTCTACGGCGTCCAGTGGCGCTCGTGGCCGACCCCGGACGGCGGCCACGTCGACCAGATCGCGGAGGTCCTGCGCACGCTGCGCGAGAACCCCGACTCGCGGCGGATCATCGTGTCCGCGTGGAACGTGGCCGACATCCCGCGGATGGCGCTCCCGCCGTGCCACGCGTTCTTCCAGTTCCACGTCGCCGACGGCAAGCTGTCCTGCCAGCTGTACCAGCGCAGCGCGGACCTGTTCCTCGGCGTGCCGTTCAACATCGCGAGCTACGCGCTGCTGACCCACATGATCGCCGCGCAGGTGGGCCTCGGCGTCGGCGACTTCATCTGGACCGGCGGCGACTGCCACGTCTACGACAACCACGTCGACCAGGTTCGCACGCAGCTCGCGCGCGAGGCGCGGCCGTTCCCGACGCTGGAGCTGAAGCCGGCCGACAGCCTGTTCGACTACACCTACGAGCACTTCGCGGTCGAAGGCTACGACCCGCACCCGGGCATCAAGGCCCCGGTGGCGGTGTGA
- a CDS encoding Fur family transcriptional regulator: MSDYEAQLRAVSLRVTRPRLAVLAVLRENPHVDTETVIDLVRAEHPSVSHQTIYDVLRALTDTGLVRRIQPAGANARYESRVGDNHHHVVCRSCGAIADVDCAVGHTPCLTASDDHGFVIDQAEVVYWGTCPDCAAERTRNDSPLSEGSK; the protein is encoded by the coding sequence ATGTCCGACTACGAAGCGCAGTTGCGAGCTGTCTCGCTCCGCGTGACGCGGCCCCGCCTGGCCGTGCTCGCGGTGCTGCGCGAGAACCCCCACGTCGACACCGAAACGGTGATCGACCTGGTGCGCGCCGAGCACCCGTCGGTGTCGCACCAAACGATCTACGATGTGCTGCGTGCGCTGACCGACACCGGACTGGTGCGGCGCATCCAGCCCGCCGGTGCGAACGCCCGCTACGAGTCACGCGTGGGTGACAACCACCACCACGTCGTGTGCCGCTCCTGCGGGGCCATCGCCGACGTCGACTGCGCCGTCGGCCACACCCCCTGCCTCACCGCCTCGGACGACCACGGTTTCGTGATCGACCAGGCGGAGGTCGTCTACTGGGGCACCTGCCCCGACTGCGCGGCCGAACGCACCCGAAATGATTCGCCGCTCTCGGAAGGAAGTAAATGA
- the katG gene encoding catalase/peroxidase HPI — MSSTQDNAPSSAQGVDKKAAAGCPVAHDSVTSHGSESENPAISSPTPKTGGRPRTNKDWWPNQLDLTVLHAHSSKSNPLGEKFAYAKEFAKLDVDALKRDITEVLTTSQDWWPADFGHYGGLMIRMSWHAAGTYRIHDGRGGAGDGGQRFAPLNSWPDNANLDKARRLLWPVKQKYGQKISWADLLVLAGNVALESMGFKTFGFGFGRVDTWEPEEIFWGPEDDWLGDERYVSDSEMAPEVGATEMGLIYVNPEGPRGNADFKAAAAFIRETFARMAMNDEETVALIAGGHTFGKTHGAGVADDHVGPEPEGAPIEAQGLGWLNTLGSGKGPDQITSGLEVTWTDKPTEWSNRFFEILFGYEWELTTSPGGGKQYVAKDAPEIIPDPFDPNKKHKPTMLTTDLSLRFDPVYGPISRRFLENPDEFALAFAKAWYKLLHRDMGPVSRFLGPWVAEPQLWQDPVPAVEGELVSDADITALKAKVLESGLSVAELVSTAWASAATFRSTDKRGGANGARIRLEPQRNWEVNQPEQLGKVLEILEGVQREFNEAGGAQISLADLIVLAGSAAVEKAARDAGVETTVPFHPGRTDATQEQTDTDSFKVLEPRADGFRNYLRSGEKRQPEVLLVDRAYMLGLSAPEMTVLVGGLRALGTNHGGAAHGVLTDQPGVLTNDFFANLLAPGTRWKASEAAENVYEIRDVTTDEVKWTATAVDLVFGSNSQLRALAEVYASDDAREKFVGDFVAAWTKVMELDRFDLA; from the coding sequence ATGAGCTCCACCCAGGACAACGCCCCGTCCAGCGCGCAGGGCGTGGACAAGAAGGCGGCGGCCGGTTGCCCGGTCGCGCACGACTCCGTGACCTCGCACGGCAGCGAGAGCGAGAACCCGGCGATCAGCTCGCCGACGCCGAAGACGGGCGGCCGTCCGCGCACCAACAAGGACTGGTGGCCCAACCAGCTCGACCTGACGGTGCTGCACGCGCACTCGTCGAAGAGCAACCCGCTGGGCGAGAAGTTCGCCTACGCCAAGGAGTTCGCGAAGCTCGACGTCGACGCCCTCAAGCGGGACATCACCGAGGTGCTCACCACCTCGCAGGACTGGTGGCCCGCCGACTTCGGCCACTACGGCGGCCTGATGATCCGGATGAGCTGGCACGCCGCGGGCACCTACCGCATCCACGACGGCCGCGGCGGCGCCGGTGACGGCGGGCAGCGCTTCGCCCCGCTGAACAGCTGGCCGGACAACGCCAACCTCGACAAGGCGCGCCGCCTGCTGTGGCCGGTCAAGCAGAAGTACGGCCAGAAGATCTCGTGGGCCGACCTGCTGGTGCTGGCCGGCAACGTCGCGCTGGAGTCGATGGGCTTCAAGACCTTCGGCTTCGGCTTCGGCCGCGTCGACACCTGGGAGCCCGAGGAGATCTTCTGGGGCCCCGAGGACGACTGGCTGGGCGACGAGCGCTACGTCAGCGACTCGGAGATGGCGCCCGAGGTCGGGGCGACCGAGATGGGCCTCATCTACGTCAACCCCGAGGGTCCCCGCGGCAACGCCGACTTCAAGGCGGCGGCGGCCTTCATCCGTGAGACCTTCGCCCGGATGGCGATGAACGACGAGGAGACCGTCGCCCTCATCGCCGGCGGCCACACCTTCGGCAAGACCCACGGCGCCGGTGTCGCCGACGACCACGTCGGCCCGGAGCCGGAGGGCGCCCCGATCGAGGCGCAGGGCCTCGGCTGGCTGAACACGCTCGGCAGCGGCAAGGGCCCGGACCAGATCACCAGTGGCCTCGAGGTGACCTGGACCGACAAGCCGACCGAGTGGAGCAACCGCTTCTTCGAGATCCTGTTCGGCTACGAGTGGGAGCTCACCACGAGCCCCGGCGGCGGCAAGCAGTACGTCGCGAAGGACGCGCCGGAGATCATCCCGGACCCGTTCGACCCGAACAAGAAGCACAAGCCGACGATGCTGACGACGGACCTGTCGCTGCGCTTCGACCCGGTCTACGGCCCGATCTCGCGCCGGTTCCTGGAGAACCCGGACGAGTTCGCGCTGGCGTTCGCCAAGGCCTGGTACAAGCTGCTGCACCGCGACATGGGCCCGGTCAGCCGCTTCCTCGGCCCGTGGGTCGCCGAGCCGCAGCTGTGGCAGGACCCGGTGCCGGCCGTCGAGGGCGAGCTCGTGAGCGACGCCGACATCACCGCCCTCAAGGCGAAGGTGCTGGAGTCCGGCCTTTCGGTCGCCGAGCTGGTTTCGACCGCGTGGGCGTCGGCCGCGACCTTCCGCTCCACCGACAAGCGCGGTGGCGCGAACGGCGCCCGGATCCGCCTGGAGCCGCAGCGCAACTGGGAGGTCAACCAGCCCGAGCAGCTCGGCAAGGTCCTCGAGATCCTCGAGGGCGTCCAGCGCGAGTTCAACGAGGCCGGCGGCGCGCAGATCTCGCTGGCCGACCTGATCGTGCTGGCCGGCTCGGCCGCCGTCGAAAAGGCGGCGCGCGACGCCGGCGTCGAGACGACCGTGCCGTTCCACCCGGGCCGCACCGACGCCACGCAGGAGCAGACCGACACCGACTCGTTCAAGGTGCTCGAGCCGCGTGCCGACGGCTTCCGCAACTACCTGCGGTCCGGCGAGAAGCGCCAGCCGGAGGTGCTGCTGGTCGACCGCGCGTACATGCTCGGCCTCAGCGCGCCGGAGATGACGGTCCTGGTCGGCGGCCTGCGGGCGCTCGGCACCAACCACGGCGGTGCGGCGCACGGCGTCCTCACCGACCAGCCGGGCGTGCTCACCAACGACTTCTTCGCCAACCTGCTCGCGCCGGGCACCCGGTGGAAGGCGTCGGAGGCCGCGGAGAACGTCTACGAGATCCGCGACGTGACGACCGACGAGGTGAAGTGGACCGCCACCGCGGTCGACCTCGTCTTCGGCTCGAACTCGCAGCTGCGGGCCCTCGCCGAGGTCTACGCCAGCGACGACGCCCGCGAGAAGTTCGTGGGCGACTTCGTGGCGGCGTGGACGAAGGTCATGGAGCTGGACCGCTTCGACCTCGCCTGA